One Desulfurellaceae bacterium genomic window, ACGTTTGAGGGGGGCGTGATTTTGACGCCGCCGTCGGACCGAAACTTGCCTATTCTCGGCCCGACGATGATGACGCCGGCCAGCGCAGCCCAGCCGCCGGTCGAGTGCACGATGGTGGAGCCGGCGAAGTCCTGAAATCCCATCTGGTTGAGCCAGCCCTCCCCCCACGTCCAGGCGCCGACAATGGGGTAGATGATCGCCGTCAAAATAGCCGTAAAGGCCAGGAACGACCACAGCTTGACCCGCTCGGCCAGCGCCCCCGACACGATAGAGGCTGCGGTGGCGACAAAGACCATCTGAAAGAACCAGTCCGACATGGTCGCGTAGCTCTGGCCGAGGACTGCGGCCCGGGCTTCGTCCTGGCCGGACAACAGGGCCAGCTCATCCGCCGAGGGACCATACAGAAAGGAGACCGAGCCGATCCAGGCGCCGACATCGACGTACATGAGGTTGTAGCCGATGAAGTAGAAGGTCAGCCCGGCGATCGAGTACAGGCCGATGTTTTTGAGGCAGATGACAGACGCGTTCTTGGTCCGTACCGAGCCGGACTCCAGCATGGTGAAGCCGGCGCACATCCACATCACCAGCGCGCCCCAGATGAGAAACGAGAAGGTGTTGAGGACAAACTGCGACTCGTCGTCTATGGCCGCCTGGGCGGTGTCGGCCAGCAACACGAGGCCGCCGAGCGCCGCCAATACGCCGGCTGCCAGCGGGCGATAGGCGCGCGGCCTTGATTCGTACCCGTTCATGTTCGCCTCCCGGTTCGTGGTGGACCGCCCGCTGCTCTTGGTCACAACTGCGTCCCTATTCACATGCAATATGTTCCATATGTCCTCCTTTTCCCTTCCACAGCCTGAACACATGGCGGCTCTTCACCCGTCTTGGAGCAGGGCCTCCAACACTCTGCGCGGGTGGTCCGCGGCTTTGGCGACTTTCTTCCAGTGCTTTTTCACTTTGCCGTCCGGTCCTACCCAGACGGTCGAGCGGATGACGCCCAGCGTCTTTTTGCCGTACAGCGTTTTCTCACCGTAGGCCCCGTACTTGGTCATGACTTTCTTGTCGGGGTCGCACAGCAGCGAAAACGGCAGCCGGTGTTTGGTGACAAACTGTTGGTGTGAGGCTTGACTGTCGGGAGAGATGCCGAGCACGGTCGCCCGTCGCTCCTGGATAGCGTGCCAGACATCGCGAAAACCGCAGGCTTCTTTGGTACAGCCGGGGGTGTTGTCCTTGGGATAGAAGTACAGGATGACATCCCGGCCTCTGAAATCTTTGAGCGAGACCGGCTTCCCTTCCGCATCTTTGAGACGGAAGGCCGGGGCGGCTTTGCCTTCTTCGACCGGCATTGTCGTGTCCTCCCTGGTGTGACGGCTGGATTCGGGAGCCGGGCTGGTTGCGGAACACGGGCGGCCGACAAGGCTGGGACGGCTGCCCGGTCAGGGAACAGACAAAAGCGCCGGGTGCAAACCCGGCGCTCATCTCAAGGATCAGAGCAGGAGAAACCCTGCTCGTGGGTGATTAGGCAGCGGCCGTATCGTAGCTGCGCAGCATCTTGCCCGGCAACGCTCCGGTGCACTTCTGGCCCTCAAAGGTGATACCACCGTTGACGATCGTATAGTGGTAGCCGTCCGCCTTCTGGACTCGCCGCCAGTCGTTGTTCGGCAGATCGGTGACGATCTCCGTCGGCAACACCTGGAGCTTCTCCAGATCATAGACGATG contains:
- a CDS encoding peroxiredoxin, producing MPVEEGKAAPAFRLKDAEGKPVSLKDFRGRDVILYFYPKDNTPGCTKEACGFRDVWHAIQERRATVLGISPDSQASHQQFVTKHRLPFSLLCDPDKKVMTKYGAYGEKTLYGKKTLGVIRSTVWVGPDGKVKKHWKKVAKAADHPRRVLEALLQDG